The following are from one region of the Bacillus methanolicus MGA3 genome:
- a CDS encoding sulfonate ABC transporter substrate-binding protein, with the protein MIKNEKRIWWITFIFALSFLISGCSTSASGEKQVRTSNEKEKRVINIGYQKFGTLNILKAQKNLEKELKPLGYSVKWTEFPAGPQLLEALNVGSIDFGHTGEAPPIFAQAAGAPLVYFANSPANPKGEAIVVKKDSPIKTIKDLKGKKIALNKGSNVHYLLVKALEKAGLNYEDIKTAFLPPADARAAFEKGDIDAWVIWDPFLAEAERAANARILTDGTGLVNNREFFLASSKFAKEHSDILEVIFRELQKTEKWVEGNPKEAAKFLSPQIGMDIETLELTLHRRTFGLEKMNKEVAKDQQQIADQFYKLKLIPKKINVNEAISKSAK; encoded by the coding sequence GTGATCAAAAATGAGAAGCGGATTTGGTGGATAACATTCATTTTTGCACTATCTTTTCTTATTAGTGGATGCAGTACGTCCGCGTCAGGAGAAAAACAAGTAAGGACGTCAAATGAGAAAGAAAAAAGGGTTATTAATATTGGTTACCAAAAGTTTGGCACCTTAAATATTTTAAAAGCGCAGAAAAACCTGGAAAAAGAATTAAAACCGCTTGGTTATTCTGTTAAATGGACAGAATTTCCTGCCGGACCTCAGCTATTAGAAGCACTTAATGTAGGAAGCATCGATTTTGGCCATACAGGAGAGGCGCCGCCTATTTTTGCTCAGGCAGCAGGTGCCCCGCTAGTGTACTTCGCAAATTCTCCGGCCAATCCTAAAGGGGAAGCCATTGTAGTAAAAAAAGATTCGCCAATAAAAACGATAAAAGATTTAAAAGGAAAGAAAATTGCTTTAAATAAAGGTTCAAATGTCCATTATTTATTAGTCAAAGCATTAGAAAAAGCAGGTTTAAACTATGAAGATATCAAAACAGCCTTTCTCCCGCCTGCAGACGCTCGTGCAGCATTTGAAAAAGGCGATATAGATGCTTGGGTTATTTGGGATCCGTTTTTGGCTGAAGCAGAACGCGCTGCAAATGCCCGTATTCTAACGGATGGAACAGGACTAGTAAACAATCGCGAATTTTTCTTAGCTTCTAGTAAGTTTGCAAAAGAGCACTCGGATATATTAGAAGTTATTTTTAGGGAATTACAAAAAACGGAAAAATGGGTTGAAGGAAATCCAAAAGAAGCAGCAAAATTCCTTTCTCCTCAAATTGGAATGGATATTGAGACTTTGGAATTAACACTACATCGAAGAACGTTTGGATTAGAAAAAATGAACAAAGAAGTGGCAAAGGACCAACAGCAAATTGCAGATCAATTTTACAAACTTAAACTAATCCCGAAAAAAATCAATGTAAATGAAGCGATTTCAAAATCTGCAAAATGA
- a CDS encoding branched-chain amino acid aminotransferase yields the protein MKDYKIEINLTSKKKKKPQFDQLEFGKYFTDHMFIMDYTEGKGWHDPRIVPYQPITLDPAAIVFHYGQTVFEGLKAYLTKNEEILLFRPDQNMKRLNQSNARLCIPQIDEDLALYALKQLITIDRDWIPTLEGTSLYIRPFIIATEPYLGVSSSKNYQFIIILSPVGAYYKEGFNPVKIAVESEYVRAVAGGTGNAKTAGNYASSLKAQEEASKAGYSQVLWLDGKENKYIEEVGSMNIFFKINGEVITPALNGSILEGVTRNSVIQLLRHWNVPVVERRISIHEIHQAYNNGLLEEAFGTGTAAVISPIGEFFWQNEKLVINNGETGPLSKKLFDSLTGIQNGTKPDPFGWVVKV from the coding sequence ATGAAAGATTATAAAATTGAAATTAACTTAACTTCAAAAAAGAAGAAAAAACCTCAATTTGACCAACTTGAGTTTGGCAAATACTTTACAGATCATATGTTTATTATGGATTATACGGAGGGGAAAGGCTGGCATGACCCTCGGATTGTTCCATATCAACCGATCACATTAGATCCTGCTGCCATAGTATTTCATTATGGCCAAACTGTATTTGAGGGGCTAAAAGCTTATCTTACAAAAAATGAAGAAATTCTTTTATTTAGACCAGATCAAAATATGAAAAGGTTAAATCAATCAAATGCCCGATTATGTATCCCGCAAATCGATGAAGATTTAGCTTTATACGCTCTAAAACAATTGATTACTATTGACAGGGATTGGATACCTACATTAGAGGGCACTTCACTTTATATTCGTCCATTTATCATTGCAACAGAACCTTACCTAGGTGTCTCATCTTCTAAGAATTATCAATTCATAATTATTTTATCGCCAGTAGGTGCTTATTATAAAGAAGGTTTTAATCCTGTTAAAATTGCTGTAGAAAGTGAATATGTGCGTGCTGTAGCAGGTGGAACAGGCAATGCCAAAACGGCCGGTAATTATGCCAGCAGTTTAAAAGCACAAGAAGAAGCTAGCAAAGCCGGTTATTCTCAAGTTTTATGGTTGGACGGGAAAGAAAATAAATACATTGAAGAAGTTGGAAGCATGAATATCTTCTTTAAAATTAATGGAGAAGTCATAACACCAGCTTTAAATGGAAGTATTTTAGAAGGTGTAACAAGAAATTCGGTCATCCAGCTTTTAAGACATTGGAATGTACCTGTTGTTGAACGTAGAATTTCGATACATGAGATCCATCAAGCTTATAATAACGGTTTGTTAGAGGAAGCATTTGGTACAGGAACAGCAGCAGTTATTTCACCAATTGGCGAATTCTTCTGGCAAAACGAAAAGCTTGTTATTAATAACGGTGAAACAGGTCCATTATCTAAGAAATTGTTCGATTCATTAACCGGTATACAAAATGGAACAAAGCCTGATCCATTTGGCTGGGTTGTGAAAGTATAA
- a CDS encoding riboflavin kinase: MQQAKIIQDVEEQILICGKVVHGMKKGRQLGFPTANVCADAGLLENGVYGVLVSLNGKQYQGIMNIGVKPTFESNLEKTIEVHLLDFQNDIYGELIECQLLFKVRDERKFPSIDFLINQIKEDIRYARQKFNSMGAFYKNSKKEFFRNEQIS, encoded by the coding sequence ATGCAGCAAGCAAAAATTATTCAGGATGTTGAGGAACAGATATTAATTTGCGGAAAAGTGGTTCATGGAATGAAGAAGGGGCGACAGCTAGGTTTTCCTACAGCAAATGTTTGTGCTGATGCCGGGTTGTTAGAGAACGGAGTGTATGGAGTTTTAGTGTCTCTAAATGGAAAGCAATATCAAGGCATTATGAATATTGGTGTTAAACCAACATTTGAGTCGAACTTAGAAAAAACAATTGAAGTTCATCTTCTAGATTTTCAGAATGACATTTATGGAGAGTTAATAGAATGTCAGCTTCTCTTTAAAGTAAGAGATGAACGAAAATTTCCATCGATCGATTTTTTAATAAATCAAATTAAGGAGGACATTCGGTATGCAAGACAAAAATTCAACAGCATGGGGGCATTCTATAAAAACAGTAAAAAAGAATTCTTTAGAAATGAGCAAATATCTTAA
- the sfnG gene encoding dimethylsulfone monooxygenase SfnG — protein MSLQFAYWAPNVSGGLVISNLPQKTDWSFEANKRYAQIAERSGFDYVLLQTRFFASYGAEKQLEAATLASALAAVTEKINIITAVLPGLWHPGVMAKIISTIDHISNGRASVNIVSGWFKGEFIGYGEPWLDHDERYRRSEEFIQVLREMWTKETTTFKGDFYRLNEAPLKPKPINIPKIFQGGNSKAAREMAGRVSDVYFMNGNSLEKLKQQIDHVKSLAKSNGRDIQFGVNGFVIVRDTEEEAKQVLKDIILHADKEAVEGFKSQVKFAGQSSPEGEGMWENSSFEDLVQYNDGFRTGLIGTAEQVADRIIELKKIGVDIVLTGFLHYEEDLQQFGEKVIPLVREKEEQLKEKAGAV, from the coding sequence ATGAGTTTACAATTTGCCTACTGGGCTCCAAACGTAAGCGGCGGACTTGTTATTTCCAACCTTCCACAAAAAACGGATTGGTCGTTTGAAGCGAATAAACGCTATGCACAAATTGCTGAGCGCTCTGGTTTTGATTATGTTTTGTTACAAACGAGATTTTTTGCCAGCTATGGTGCAGAGAAACAACTAGAAGCTGCTACACTTGCATCAGCATTGGCAGCTGTAACAGAGAAGATTAACATTATAACAGCCGTTCTTCCTGGTCTATGGCACCCAGGCGTGATGGCAAAAATTATCTCCACCATTGACCACATCAGCAACGGGCGAGCTTCAGTGAATATTGTAAGCGGGTGGTTTAAAGGTGAGTTTATTGGATATGGTGAACCATGGTTGGATCATGATGAACGATATCGGCGTTCTGAAGAATTTATCCAGGTTCTGCGCGAAATGTGGACAAAAGAAACCACTACTTTTAAAGGTGATTTTTATCGTCTAAATGAAGCACCATTAAAACCGAAACCTATTAACATCCCAAAAATCTTCCAAGGCGGGAATTCGAAAGCAGCTAGAGAGATGGCTGGACGAGTTTCCGATGTTTACTTCATGAATGGAAACTCTCTGGAAAAATTAAAGCAGCAAATTGATCACGTGAAATCATTGGCTAAATCAAATGGAAGAGATATCCAATTCGGTGTTAATGGCTTCGTTATTGTCCGTGATACAGAAGAAGAAGCAAAGCAAGTTTTAAAAGATATTATTCTACATGCAGACAAAGAAGCTGTAGAAGGATTTAAAAGCCAAGTAAAGTTCGCTGGGCAATCCTCCCCTGAAGGTGAAGGAATGTGGGAAAATTCATCATTTGAAGACCTTGTTCAATACAACGATGGATTCCGCACAGGATTAATAGGAACGGCCGAGCAAGTTGCCGACCGCATTATCGAACTGAAAAAAATCGGTGTCGATATTGTCCTGACAGGCTTCCTGCATTATGAAGAAGATTTGCAGCAATTTGGTGAAAAAGTGATTCCGCTCGTTAGAGAAAAGGAAGAACAGCTAAAAGAAAAAGCAGGTGCAGTTTAA
- a CDS encoding FbpB family small basic protein — protein sequence MHRKKNFVQLVKDNREQILKNKEEIERIYKKIDEKVFRKESKSNKI from the coding sequence ATGCATAGAAAGAAGAATTTTGTTCAACTAGTTAAAGACAATCGAGAACAAATTTTAAAAAATAAAGAAGAAATTGAACGAATTTATAAAAAGATTGACGAAAAAGTATTTAGAAAAGAAAGCAAAAGTAACAAAATCTAA
- the ssuD gene encoding FMNH2-dependent alkanesulfonate monooxygenase — MKVFWFIPTHGDSRYLGVTTGGRAINYPYLKQIAQAVDHLGFAGALLPTGRSCEDSWVVASALIPVTSRMKFLVAVRPGLTSPSQAARMAATFDRISNGRLLINVVTGGDPVELAGDGLHLNHTERYKLTHEFLTVWRDLLAKGEANFSGEYLNIDQGKLLYPPIQKPYPPLYFGGSSEIGQEIAASHVDVYLTWGEPPEKVAEKITKVKQLAKEKGRTIRFGIRLHVIVRETEQEAWAAADDLIKYVDDELIALSQKIFSRFDSEGQRRMSELHHGRKDQLEISPNLWAGIGLVRGGAGTALVGDPETVAQRMKEYADLGIETFILSGYPHLEEAYRVSELLFPHLPLEHDFTFSDSTNLISPFGEIVANNEFPKNKKAIG, encoded by the coding sequence ATGAAGGTTTTCTGGTTTATACCTACACATGGAGATTCACGATATTTAGGAGTAACGACAGGCGGGAGAGCAATCAATTACCCTTACTTAAAACAAATTGCTCAGGCAGTCGATCATCTTGGGTTTGCAGGTGCTTTACTTCCTACAGGAAGGTCTTGCGAAGATTCATGGGTGGTGGCTTCAGCTTTAATACCCGTGACTTCGCGGATGAAGTTTCTTGTTGCTGTACGACCCGGTCTTACATCTCCTTCACAAGCAGCACGAATGGCTGCCACTTTTGATCGCATTTCAAACGGACGCTTATTAATCAATGTTGTAACAGGAGGAGATCCGGTAGAGCTTGCCGGTGATGGTCTGCATTTAAACCATACTGAGCGATATAAACTAACCCATGAGTTTCTTACGGTTTGGCGTGATTTGTTAGCTAAGGGAGAAGCAAATTTTTCCGGTGAATATTTAAACATAGATCAAGGCAAATTATTATATCCACCTATTCAAAAACCTTATCCGCCACTTTATTTCGGCGGTTCTTCTGAAATTGGCCAGGAAATTGCAGCTAGCCATGTGGATGTATATTTAACATGGGGCGAACCGCCTGAAAAAGTAGCGGAGAAAATCACAAAAGTGAAACAATTAGCGAAAGAAAAAGGTAGAACCATTCGCTTTGGCATTCGGTTACATGTCATTGTAAGAGAAACAGAACAAGAAGCTTGGGCAGCAGCTGATGATTTAATTAAATATGTAGATGATGAATTAATTGCTTTATCTCAAAAGATTTTCTCTCGCTTTGATTCAGAAGGCCAAAGGAGAATGTCTGAACTACATCATGGGCGAAAGGATCAATTAGAAATCAGTCCGAATTTATGGGCCGGTATAGGTCTTGTTAGAGGAGGAGCTGGAACAGCATTGGTAGGTGACCCTGAAACCGTAGCTCAAAGAATGAAAGAATATGCTGACCTTGGAATCGAAACATTCATTCTTTCTGGTTATCCGCACTTGGAAGAAGCTTATCGTGTTTCAGAATTATTGTTTCCGCATCTTCCGTTAGAACATGATTTTACCTTTTCAGATTCTACTAATTTGATAAGTCCATTTGGAGAGATTGTCGCAAACAATGAATTCCCTAAAAACAAAAAAGCAATTGGGTGA
- a CDS encoding small acid-soluble spore protein H, with amino-acid sequence MNTQRAQEIASSPVMANVTYNGVPIYIQHVDEKNETATIYPLDKPENIQKVSLSSLKEH; translated from the coding sequence ATGAACACACAACGAGCACAAGAAATTGCTTCTTCACCGGTTATGGCTAATGTAACTTATAATGGGGTGCCGATCTACATTCAACATGTTGATGAAAAAAATGAGACAGCTACAATCTATCCTCTTGATAAACCTGAGAATATACAAAAAGTTTCTTTATCAAGTTTAAAAGAACATTAA
- the ssuC gene encoding aliphatic sulfonate ABC transporter permease SsuC, translated as MNKKKIVPWILPFLLIVSWQLLSQIGVLSSRVLPNPVDVFKSAIELSRSGQLFEYIRASTKRAFIGFLLGGGIGFALGLMNGLSRIAENLLDTTIQMIRNIPHLALIPIVILWFGIEEESKLFLVALGTFFPIYLNTFHGIRSVDKALIEMGNVYDLKGFALFWHIILPGALPSILVGVRYALGITWVTLIVAETIASNSGIGYMAMNAREFMQLDVVVLSIILYALLGKLSDLIAKIAERKFLKWHPTYQK; from the coding sequence ATGAATAAAAAAAAGATTGTTCCTTGGATTTTACCTTTTTTATTAATTGTATCTTGGCAGCTGTTATCGCAAATTGGAGTCTTATCTTCAAGGGTGCTGCCTAACCCGGTAGATGTTTTTAAATCAGCTATCGAGTTAAGTCGATCAGGTCAACTATTTGAATACATTCGTGCAAGCACAAAGCGGGCATTTATCGGGTTTCTTCTAGGGGGAGGAATTGGTTTTGCGTTAGGATTAATGAACGGTCTTTCTAGAATTGCAGAAAACTTGTTGGATACTACTATACAAATGATTCGAAATATACCTCACCTGGCTTTGATACCAATCGTCATTTTATGGTTTGGGATTGAAGAAGAATCTAAGCTGTTTCTTGTTGCTTTGGGCACTTTTTTTCCCATTTACTTAAATACATTCCATGGTATACGCTCTGTAGACAAAGCTCTTATTGAAATGGGAAATGTATATGATCTAAAAGGTTTTGCTCTCTTTTGGCATATTATTCTGCCTGGTGCACTTCCTTCTATTTTAGTCGGAGTCCGCTATGCTCTTGGTATTACATGGGTTACGCTTATTGTAGCTGAAACGATTGCATCTAACTCTGGAATTGGTTATATGGCAATGAATGCCAGAGAATTTATGCAACTGGATGTCGTTGTTTTAAGTATTATCCTTTATGCACTTCTTGGAAAACTATCAGACTTAATAGCAAAAATCGCAGAGAGAAAATTTTTAAAATGGCATCCGACATATCAAAAATAG
- a CDS encoding sensor histidine kinase, with protein MQKRFTIFRKFSGISPYIWSVFSILPFYFIFQSSSTREIIVGISLTILFFIAFRFAFISKGWPVYLWTCILIAISLTMTILFQFIYFAFYIAYYNGHIKNRIAFFTLYIIHLAATTFAINYNLVFQEKLFLKQLPFIIIICISVILLPFNIYNRKKQGQLEEQLEDANKRIAELVKQEERQRIARDLHDTLGQKLSLIGLKSDLARKLVYKDPEQARNELKDVQQTARTALNEVRKMVSQMRGVRLKEEIIRVKQILKAAQINLVCDKEEFTLTNVSPFLENILSMCLKEAVTNVVKHSNASTCQITIEQSWNEICVTVQDDGIGIVEDQDLTKGNGLQGMKERLDFVNGSMEIISNEGTTLVMKVPNVVKQTVKEELK; from the coding sequence ATGCAAAAAAGATTTACGATATTCCGAAAATTCTCGGGAATTTCTCCTTATATATGGAGCGTTTTTAGCATTTTGCCGTTCTATTTTATTTTTCAATCTTCCTCCACTAGGGAAATTATTGTGGGGATTAGTCTGACAATCTTATTTTTCATTGCATTTCGATTTGCTTTTATTTCAAAAGGGTGGCCCGTCTATTTGTGGACTTGCATCCTGATCGCTATATCCTTGACCATGACAATCCTTTTCCAATTTATCTATTTTGCTTTTTATATTGCCTACTATAACGGTCATATAAAAAACCGAATCGCTTTCTTCACGTTATACATTATTCACTTAGCTGCAACGACATTCGCGATCAATTATAACTTGGTCTTTCAGGAAAAGTTATTCTTAAAACAGCTGCCTTTTATCATTATTATTTGCATTAGTGTGATCCTTCTTCCATTTAACATTTATAATCGAAAAAAGCAGGGGCAGCTCGAAGAACAGCTTGAAGACGCCAACAAAAGAATTGCCGAACTCGTAAAACAAGAGGAGCGTCAACGGATTGCCCGCGATCTTCATGATACGTTAGGTCAGAAGCTCTCTCTCATTGGTCTAAAAAGTGACTTAGCGAGGAAATTAGTTTACAAAGATCCCGAGCAAGCCCGAAATGAATTGAAAGACGTACAACAAACTGCAAGAACTGCATTGAATGAAGTAAGGAAAATGGTCTCGCAAATGCGCGGTGTTCGATTAAAAGAGGAAATCATTCGTGTCAAACAAATACTAAAAGCAGCCCAAATCAATTTAGTATGTGATAAAGAAGAATTCACACTAACAAACGTGTCTCCGTTTCTTGAAAATATTCTGAGTATGTGTTTGAAAGAAGCAGTAACAAATGTCGTAAAGCATAGCAACGCTTCTACTTGCCAAATCACTATTGAGCAATCTTGGAACGAAATATGCGTGACTGTACAAGACGACGGAATTGGAATTGTGGAGGACCAGGACCTTACGAAAGGAAACGGATTGCAGGGAATGAAAGAACGATTGGATTTTGTAAACGGAAGTATGGAAATCATTTCAAATGAAGGAACAACATTAGTCATGAAAGTCCCCAATGTTGTCAAGCAGACGGTTAAGGAGGAACTTAAATGA
- a CDS encoding response regulator transcription factor, which yields MIRIVIAEDQRMMLGALGSLLNLEDDMEVVGQASNGEEAISLVQQFQPDVCIMDIEMPKKSGLEVAEELKGFGCKVIILTTFARTGYFQRALKAGVSGYLLKDSPSEELASTIRSVMAGRRIYAPELMDDVYSEENPLTEREKEVLELVADGKNTKEIADELSIKTGTVRNYISTILEKLEVTNRIEAIKQSKEKGWFK from the coding sequence ATGATTCGAATAGTCATAGCTGAAGACCAGCGTATGATGTTGGGTGCCTTAGGTTCTCTGCTCAATTTGGAAGATGATATGGAAGTGGTGGGACAGGCCAGCAACGGAGAAGAGGCCATTTCACTAGTTCAACAATTTCAGCCAGATGTTTGTATTATGGATATTGAAATGCCCAAAAAAAGCGGACTCGAGGTAGCTGAAGAACTAAAGGGATTCGGATGCAAAGTGATAATTTTAACAACGTTTGCCCGTACCGGTTATTTCCAACGAGCTTTAAAAGCTGGTGTAAGCGGATATTTATTAAAGGACAGCCCTAGTGAGGAACTTGCAAGCACAATCCGCAGCGTCATGGCAGGCAGAAGAATTTATGCACCCGAACTAATGGACGATGTTTATAGTGAAGAAAATCCTCTGACCGAACGGGAGAAAGAAGTGTTAGAACTCGTAGCCGATGGAAAAAACACAAAAGAAATCGCTGATGAGCTAAGCATCAAAACCGGAACGGTCCGAAACTATATTTCGACCATTTTGGAAAAACTTGAAGTAACAAACCGGATCGAAGCCATTAAACAATCGAAAGAAAAAGGCTGGTTTAAATAA
- a CDS encoding DUF3189 family protein, which produces MIYIYNDYGGTHSTALAAAYHLNKLPSVQPLTKEEILNVEYFNKLTASDMGRFIFHGIDEDGNSVYTLGRKSSKVVVPALKNLSILLQNKYQGEERIVFSNTSPTVPFPMTIGGFLSRGMKIDSLGVPLLVIGAKICFNDIKRLVEHTKQIGKSTNEKVTVLENREFK; this is translated from the coding sequence ATGATTTATATATATAATGATTATGGTGGCACGCATTCGACTGCATTGGCAGCAGCATATCATTTAAATAAATTACCTTCTGTCCAGCCACTTACTAAAGAAGAAATATTAAATGTTGAGTACTTCAATAAGTTAACTGCTTCTGATATGGGAAGATTTATTTTCCATGGCATAGATGAGGATGGAAACTCTGTGTATACGCTTGGCAGGAAATCCTCAAAAGTTGTAGTACCTGCTTTAAAAAATCTAAGTATCTTATTGCAAAATAAGTATCAAGGGGAAGAAAGAATCGTTTTTTCAAACACATCGCCAACTGTTCCATTCCCAATGACAATCGGAGGATTTCTTTCCAGAGGAATGAAAATCGATTCCTTAGGTGTACCGCTATTAGTTATAGGAGCAAAAATTTGCTTCAATGATATTAAACGATTAGTTGAACATACGAAACAAATAGGCAAATCAACAAATGAAAAGGTGACCGTGTTAGAAAATAGAGAATTTAAATGA
- a CDS encoding acyl-CoA dehydrogenase family protein, with protein sequence MSLAVETRPAFHKTTREYYEGIRKEIRSIVDTVIRPNAEITDREGKFPRENLEALIKKGWGNILVPKKYNGLELDHVAFAIAAEEIGKACASTALVYVMHVGAVQTITLYGNDDQKERWLKPIERGLIGTYSTSEKATGGHWWYNFSQAQRDGEDYIINADKSFTTSAGQADFYVVQTRSPEAKDATDISFFIVDGKLPGIKASPWEALGVRGNHSGPISYQNVLVPKRDILGGENRGKEILLNGVSPIYLIGLGSVWLGVAEHALQLATEHVTNTIHRDFDNRLSDYQVIRQQIAEAKILIESAKPWQFDLAEQLDILQSEGKDQGVLTLPLTEFKVHTSEVANKATKIAMDVSGGYGYKKGPIERLFRDARAGIAMGPSNNIAREWIGKDLVGLPLELWIKGGE encoded by the coding sequence ATGTCTTTAGCTGTTGAAACACGGCCAGCATTTCATAAAACTACTCGTGAATATTACGAGGGAATTCGGAAAGAGATACGCAGCATTGTAGATACTGTAATACGTCCCAATGCTGAAATTACAGACAGGGAAGGAAAATTTCCCAGAGAAAATTTAGAAGCTCTTATCAAAAAAGGATGGGGAAATATTCTCGTTCCCAAGAAATATAACGGTTTGGAACTTGATCATGTAGCGTTTGCTATAGCGGCTGAAGAAATCGGGAAAGCATGCGCCTCCACTGCCCTTGTTTATGTTATGCATGTAGGAGCTGTACAAACCATTACCCTATATGGAAATGATGATCAGAAGGAACGCTGGTTGAAGCCTATTGAGCGGGGATTGATCGGCACATATTCAACAAGTGAAAAAGCTACTGGCGGACACTGGTGGTATAATTTCAGCCAGGCACAGCGTGATGGTGAGGATTATATTATAAATGCCGATAAATCTTTTACTACAAGTGCCGGTCAAGCTGATTTTTATGTGGTCCAAACAAGAAGCCCTGAAGCAAAGGATGCAACAGATATCAGTTTCTTTATTGTAGATGGAAAGCTGCCTGGAATAAAAGCAAGCCCGTGGGAAGCGCTCGGTGTACGAGGCAATCATAGCGGTCCCATCTCATATCAGAATGTATTAGTTCCTAAACGTGATATTTTAGGAGGAGAAAACCGGGGGAAGGAAATCCTTCTGAATGGCGTATCCCCTATTTACCTGATAGGTCTAGGATCGGTGTGGTTAGGTGTAGCAGAACATGCTCTCCAATTAGCGACAGAACATGTGACAAATACGATTCATCGGGACTTTGATAACCGTTTAAGTGATTACCAAGTAATCCGCCAGCAAATTGCAGAAGCCAAAATATTAATCGAAAGTGCAAAACCATGGCAATTCGACCTTGCTGAACAATTAGATATATTGCAATCAGAAGGAAAGGATCAGGGAGTACTAACCCTTCCTCTTACAGAATTCAAAGTTCATACTTCCGAGGTTGCGAATAAAGCAACAAAAATTGCCATGGATGTAAGCGGTGGATATGGTTATAAAAAAGGACCTATTGAACGTCTTTTCCGTGACGCTCGCGCCGGAATTGCGATGGGGCCATCAAATAACATTGCAAGAGAATGGATCGGTAAAGACCTCGTCGGACTCCCGCTTGAACTTTGGATAAAAGGCGGAGAATAA
- a CDS encoding ABC transporter ATP-binding protein: MVSKKEKDAILELSGIYKSFGIHHVLQNINLKVYKGEFIAIVGKSGCGKSTLLRLIAGLEPPSGGNIFINGKQLKGRNQFAKIMFQEGRLLPWKKIRQNVGLGLKADWQKQVEKILEQVGLADRADDWPSVLSGGQRQRVALARALVHEPDILLLDEPLGALDALTRIEMHQLIEDLWKEKQFTAILVTHDVEEAVALANRVILIENGKIEMNLPIKLPYPRQRDHPIFTSTVNQIRNRILGIKTFSNRELKLTN, from the coding sequence ATGGTTTCTAAAAAAGAGAAAGACGCTATTTTAGAACTTTCCGGCATCTATAAATCGTTTGGTATTCATCATGTTCTTCAAAACATTAATCTAAAAGTTTATAAAGGAGAATTCATTGCGATTGTTGGGAAAAGCGGGTGCGGAAAAAGTACGTTATTACGTTTAATTGCAGGACTTGAGCCGCCTAGCGGAGGAAACATTTTTATAAACGGAAAACAGTTGAAAGGAAGGAATCAATTTGCAAAAATCATGTTCCAGGAAGGTCGTCTTCTTCCATGGAAAAAAATTCGCCAAAATGTTGGCCTAGGATTAAAAGCAGATTGGCAAAAACAGGTAGAAAAAATATTAGAACAAGTTGGATTAGCAGACCGGGCAGATGATTGGCCTTCTGTACTATCTGGGGGACAACGGCAAAGAGTAGCACTTGCAAGGGCGCTTGTACACGAACCTGATATCTTATTATTAGATGAACCACTCGGTGCTTTGGATGCACTGACACGTATAGAAATGCATCAGCTGATTGAAGATTTATGGAAGGAAAAACAGTTTACAGCTATTTTGGTGACACATGATGTAGAAGAAGCCGTGGCTCTCGCCAATCGAGTTATTTTGATCGAAAATGGAAAAATTGAAATGAATTTACCAATTAAATTACCTTATCCCCGTCAACGTGATCATCCTATCTTTACATCTACCGTTAACCAGATACGGAACCGTATTTTAGGAATAAAAACATTTTCTAATAGAGAGTTGAAACTTACAAATTAA